One stretch of Asterias rubens chromosome 8, eAstRub1.3, whole genome shotgun sequence DNA includes these proteins:
- the LOC117293744 gene encoding thyrotropin-releasing hormone receptor-like, with product MDLAYRFFNWTVINGTGHFMQHGMMNGTYDSPCDTLVVVDTEEQVELYVYTPLEKIVNTYILPVIMAVGLLTNIAFLFVVARVHRMRTVVNVYLVSLAFADILFLGASLGQEIAHFVSSPLSRDQGNIDFGVFIFIYVMSYIGFFTSEFLVTAVAFERFYAVCRPMKVFVGNADPWNASKLVALSWVVAAILAGTTVPSQSQTFIYCMIWPTVELELTMPRTMTSYVPTSENIVRYASFIQTFPFFVAMAVNSVLFVRVMRAMNDRLGVIGRQAAGVRKNLEVRNQIARMLVINGVIFFVLMAPLQTLSLYWFIKRLTGNLQYSSNKQYEAFLLFCHILSYCNSAINPIIYNVANSRYRRAFAEAFSLSCGSRCHESPSSQGEARRDRRAIFATCSSMKTTNGSLRSAMKSIDRLTTEESRT from the coding sequence atggaTCTTGCCTATCGATTTTTCAACTGGACGGTCATCAATGGCACGGGTCACTTTATGCAGCATGGCATGATGAATGGAACTTACGACTCACCGTGCGACACGCTCGTCGTTGTCGACACGGAGGAACAAGTGGAGTTGTACGTATACACCCCATTGGAGAAAATCGTCAATACTTACATTTTACCGGTAATCATGGCAGTGGGTTTGCTGACCAACATTGCGTTCCTCTTCGTGGTTGCACGTGTACATCGCATGCGGACCGTAGTCAATGTATATCTTGTCAGTCTGGCCTTCGCTGATATCCTTTTCCTCGGTGCGTCCTTGGGTCAAGAAATAGCCCATTTTGTCAGCTCACCGCTCTCCAGGGATCAAGGTAACATTGATTTTGGCGTCTTCATCTTCATATACGTTATGAGTTACATTGGGTTCTTCACCAGTGAATTCCTGGTGACGGCTGTAGCATTTGAGAGGTTCTACGCCGTGTGTCGTCCCATGAAGGTGTTCGTGGGCAATGCTGATCCGTGGAATGCATCCAAACTAGTCGCCTTGTCGTGGGTGGTTGCGGCTATACTCGCCGGTACCACGGTACCCTCACAGAGCCAAACTTTCATCTACTGCATGATATGGCCGACCGTAGAGCTTGAGTTAACCATGCCAAGAACAATGACTTCATACGTCCCGACATCGGAGAATATCGTCAGGTATGCCAGTTTCATACAGACGTTTCCGTTCTTTGTGGCCATGGCGGTAAACAGCGTTCTCTTCGTCCGTGTAATGCGGGCCATGAACGACCGGCTTGGGGTGATCGGTCGCCAGGCTGCCGGAGTCCGCAAGAACCTCGAAGTCCGCAATCAAATCGCAAGGATGCTCGTTATCAACGGCGTCATCTTCTTCGTGTTAATGGCCCCCTTACAAACCCTGTCTCTCTACTGGTTTATTAAACGACTGACCGGGAACTTGCAATATTCATCCAACAAGCAGTATGAAGCTTTCTTGCTGTTCTGCCACATCCTCTCCTATTGTAACTCGGCCATTAATCCTATCATCTACAACGTTGCCAACTCCAGGTATCGAAGAGCCTTTGCGGAGGCCTTCTCTCTATCCTGCGGATCAAGATGCCACGAGAGCCCATCATCTCAAGGCGAGGCTAGGAGGGACCGACGCGCCATCTTTGCTACCTGCAGCTCCATGAAGACGACTAATGGGTCACTCCGCAGTGCAATGAAGAGTATTGACAGGCTCACCACAGAGGAGTCTCGCACGTGA